A single genomic interval of Candidatus Latescibacterota bacterium harbors:
- the glpK gene encoding glycerol kinase GlpK has product MNILAIDQGTTGTTTVIYNHEGKIVDKAWREIRQIYPQPGWVEQDPLEIWQTVVDSVQELKSRNNEKFVAVGIANQRETTIVWDKKTGQPIHNAIVWQCRRTADICEELKSEEELFRGKTGLPVDAYFSGTKIKWLLQNVKEYKVDDLLFGNIDTWLIWKLTGGKVHATDYTNASRTLIFNIIEKKWDTELCQLLDIPVSILPQVKKSVDDYGVVESIPEIDGVPIFGDAGDQQAALFGQACFEEGQSKNTYGTGCFLLMNSGSNAVFSKNGLVTTLAIDGNGDPCYAVEGSVFIAGASIQWLRDELKIIDKSAESEKAALSVEDNGGVYMVPAFVGLGAPHWDTQARGVIVGLTRGSNRNHIVRAALESMAYQTYDVLSTMEDETGIKVDKLAVDGGAAQNDFLMQFQADIIDKPVLRPSIVESTSQGAAFLGGLKAGFWENSDELSRLRSVEKEFIPLMDDHKREELLRGWEKALRQAMVK; this is encoded by the coding sequence ATGAATATTCTGGCAATCGATCAGGGAACCACAGGGACGACTACAGTTATTTATAATCACGAAGGTAAAATCGTTGATAAAGCCTGGCGTGAGATCAGACAGATCTATCCGCAGCCCGGCTGGGTAGAACAAGATCCGCTGGAAATCTGGCAGACAGTGGTGGACTCGGTTCAGGAATTAAAGTCTCGGAATAATGAAAAATTTGTTGCTGTCGGAATTGCGAATCAACGTGAGACCACAATCGTCTGGGATAAAAAGACGGGGCAGCCGATTCATAACGCCATTGTCTGGCAGTGTCGACGAACCGCTGATATCTGTGAAGAACTGAAATCAGAAGAGGAATTGTTTCGTGGCAAAACCGGGTTGCCTGTCGACGCCTATTTCAGTGGGACAAAGATCAAGTGGCTGCTGCAAAATGTGAAGGAGTATAAAGTCGATGATCTGCTGTTTGGCAATATCGATACATGGTTGATCTGGAAGTTGACGGGTGGGAAAGTTCATGCAACAGATTACACTAATGCCTCGAGAACATTGATCTTCAATATTATCGAGAAGAAATGGGATACAGAATTGTGTCAGTTGCTGGACATTCCGGTATCCATTCTGCCTCAGGTAAAAAAATCAGTAGATGATTACGGTGTAGTCGAATCGATTCCTGAAATCGACGGTGTTCCGATCTTTGGCGATGCTGGTGATCAACAGGCAGCACTTTTCGGTCAGGCCTGTTTTGAGGAAGGACAAAGCAAGAATACTTATGGGACGGGATGTTTTCTGTTAATGAATTCAGGGTCGAATGCTGTGTTTTCAAAAAATGGATTGGTGACGACACTGGCCATCGATGGCAACGGCGATCCATGTTACGCGGTGGAAGGTTCAGTTTTTATTGCTGGAGCATCGATTCAATGGCTTCGGGATGAATTAAAGATCATTGATAAATCAGCAGAGAGTGAAAAAGCAGCCTTGTCGGTCGAAGATAACGGTGGTGTATATATGGTGCCTGCCTTTGTCGGATTGGGCGCGCCACATTGGGATACGCAGGCTCGTGGTGTGATCGTTGGTCTTACCCGGGGATCGAATCGCAATCATATTGTTCGGGCGGCGCTGGAATCGATGGCTTACCAGACTTATGATGTGCTTTCGACAATGGAGGATGAAACTGGAATCAAAGTAGATAAACTTGCCGTGGATGGCGGTGCGGCGCAAAATGATTTTCTGATGCAGTTTCAGGCAGATATTATAGATAAACCGGTGCTCAGACCTTCGATCGTGGAATCGACTTCACAGGGTGCCGCGTTTCTGGGGGGATTGAAAGCCGGGTTCTGGGAAAATAGTGATGAATTGAGCAGGCTGAGATCTGTTGAAAAAGAATTTATTCCATTAATGGATGATCATAAACGGGAAGAATTGTTAAGGGGTTGGGAAAAAGCGCTGCGGCAAGCGATGGTGAAGTAG
- a CDS encoding DUF3667 domain-containing protein has protein sequence MTELNNHTDKNCLNCGATLSGTFCSQCSQKASISRLSYRTLAFDGIRHFFVAGSPLLRTILGLFRNPGLVAREYIQGRRKTYVGPMKYCLLTAALCVLITKLSFPEGIVLSENMNEAYSQIHIQEAMNQILNFMANYQQPGLLLVLPLHALLLRLFFKGSGHNFSEQLAFSAYLYGQLNLIRLPFIPFGIAEVDILGKIFGLGLPLIFLCWWVIGFNRVKPLSGIIRAIIVHFVFYSCLSILLIVTAFILTAIQA, from the coding sequence ATGACCGAGCTGAACAATCACACAGATAAGAATTGCCTGAATTGCGGAGCGACATTGAGTGGGACCTTCTGCTCCCAATGCAGCCAGAAGGCATCCATCTCACGCCTCAGCTACAGAACGCTGGCCTTTGATGGTATACGTCACTTCTTCGTCGCCGGGAGCCCCCTGCTCCGCACCATCCTGGGGCTCTTTCGTAACCCGGGCCTGGTCGCGCGTGAATACATCCAGGGCCGGAGGAAGACCTATGTCGGGCCCATGAAGTACTGCCTGCTGACAGCGGCCCTTTGTGTTCTGATAACTAAACTCTCCTTTCCAGAAGGAATCGTTCTCAGCGAAAATATGAATGAAGCCTACTCGCAAATTCATATTCAGGAAGCAATGAATCAAATCCTTAACTTCATGGCAAATTATCAGCAGCCGGGGTTGCTGCTGGTTCTCCCGCTGCACGCTTTGCTACTGAGGCTGTTCTTTAAAGGTTCCGGACATAACTTCTCGGAACAATTGGCTTTCTCGGCATATCTTTATGGACAACTCAACCTGATCCGACTTCCCTTTATCCCCTTTGGTATAGCTGAGGTTGATATTCTGGGTAAGATCTTCGGACTCGGCCTGCCCCTGATCTTTCTCTGCTGGTGGGTCATCGGCTTTAACCGTGTCAAACCGTTATCGGGGATTATCAGAGCCATCATCGTGCATTTTGTATTTTACTCCTGTCTATCCATCCTTCTGATTGTTACAGCGTTCATCCTGACTGCTATTCAAGCGTGA
- a CDS encoding SagB/ThcOx family dehydrogenase — MRKDITMRYLAILFLTVFILSPATAWCGKLSLEHKAIETIELPGPILDSEFSIEKVLQERRSVRQYTDDPVTMEEVSQLLWAAYGITYTAEGMPDFLRGGLKTAPSAGARYPLEIYLVAGKVTGLLPGIYWYVPEGHVLHRLADGDVRTDLQAACLDQKFAGEAPISIVWSAVYERCTEKYEDRGRDRYVCMDLGHSAQNVYLQCGSLGLGTCAIGAFTDDSLKKLIGMTGEEVPLYVMPVGRLPVEQKD; from the coding sequence ATGCGAAAGGACATTACGATGAGATATCTGGCGATATTGTTCCTGACGGTCTTTATCCTGTCGCCCGCTACCGCCTGGTGCGGAAAGCTTTCGCTTGAGCACAAGGCGATAGAGACGATAGAGTTGCCCGGGCCGATCCTCGACAGTGAGTTTTCGATAGAGAAGGTCCTGCAGGAGCGAAGATCGGTCAGGCAATACACTGATGACCCCGTCACCATGGAAGAGGTGTCCCAGCTTCTCTGGGCCGCGTACGGTATCACATACACAGCGGAGGGAATGCCGGATTTCTTGCGTGGAGGGTTGAAGACCGCGCCGTCGGCCGGAGCCCGCTATCCGCTCGAGATATATCTCGTCGCCGGTAAGGTCACCGGCCTTCTGCCAGGGATCTACTGGTATGTCCCGGAAGGGCATGTTTTACACAGGCTCGCCGATGGCGATGTCCGGACCGATCTGCAGGCTGCTTGCCTTGATCAGAAATTCGCGGGTGAGGCGCCGATCTCAATCGTCTGGTCTGCCGTTTATGAAAGATGCACGGAGAAGTACGAAGATCGCGGAAGAGACAGGTACGTCTGTATGGACCTCGGACACTCGGCGCAGAATGTCTACCTTCAGTGCGGATCGCTAGGGCTCGGGACCTGCGCCATCGGCGCATTCACAGACGATTCACTGAAGAAGTTGATCGGCATGACCGGAGAGGAAGTACCCCTTTATGTAATGCCCGTGGGAAGACTTCCTGTGGAGCAGAAGGATTAA